A genomic stretch from Dyella sp. M7H15-1 includes:
- a CDS encoding tRNA threonylcarbamoyladenosine dehydratase → MSDATYPKERFDGVERLYGAGSVAHLAQVHVCVIGIGGVGSWAAEALARTGMGRLTLIDADEVCVSNTNRQLHALDGEYGKPKVGVIAARAHAINPAIRLEAIERFLTPATLDELLDRGYDVVLDACDAFRVKLEAIAWCRRRKLPMVTVGSAGGRTDPTQIRVRDLSRTEHDAMFSLIRKKLRQDFGFPRNPDRYFGVSAVYSLQNVQYPQPDGSVCGSRPPGGDALNLACGGGLGAATHVTGAFAFAAVGKVLEKLLER, encoded by the coding sequence ATGAGCGATGCGACTTATCCCAAAGAGCGTTTCGATGGCGTCGAGCGGTTGTATGGCGCGGGCAGTGTGGCCCATCTGGCGCAAGTGCATGTGTGTGTGATTGGTATCGGCGGTGTCGGTTCATGGGCGGCGGAGGCACTGGCCCGCACTGGTATGGGTCGCCTTACCCTGATCGATGCGGATGAAGTTTGCGTCTCCAACACCAATCGTCAGTTGCATGCGCTGGACGGCGAGTATGGCAAGCCAAAGGTCGGCGTTATCGCGGCGCGTGCGCACGCCATCAATCCAGCCATTCGCCTTGAGGCGATCGAGCGCTTCCTTACACCGGCCACGCTGGATGAATTACTGGACCGGGGCTATGACGTAGTGCTTGATGCTTGCGATGCGTTCCGCGTGAAGCTGGAAGCCATCGCCTGGTGCCGTCGCCGCAAGTTGCCGATGGTGACCGTGGGTTCGGCGGGCGGCCGCACTGATCCCACGCAGATTCGCGTGCGTGATCTTTCGCGCACCGAGCACGATGCCATGTTCAGCCTGATCCGAAAAAAGCTCCGCCAGGATTTCGGTTTTCCACGAAATCCGGATCGTTATTTCGGTGTGTCAGCGGTGTATTCGTTGCAGAATGTGCAATATCCCCAGCCGGATGGCTCCGTGTGCGGCAGCCGTCCACCGGGTGGCGATGCCCTGAATCTTGCCTGCGGCGGCGGCCTGGGGGCCGCCACGCATGTGACTGGCGCGTTCGCCTTTGCCGCGGTCGGCAAGGTGCTTGAGAAATTGCTGGAGCGCTAA
- a CDS encoding cytochrome c codes for MRAALLIVLGLAIGIISTVFTVRALDERNPMPQALMVTMGFHRHQLQQAVKGQHCDATANLGQLQHMQMIASDIPASFPNAPQQFQDFASHLRTALQNAAQSAPADCPALTAALKPVDQTCEECHKQYR; via the coding sequence ATGCGTGCAGCGCTCCTGATCGTACTTGGATTGGCCATCGGCATTATCAGCACCGTCTTCACCGTGCGTGCACTCGACGAGCGTAACCCCATGCCGCAGGCCCTGATGGTGACCATGGGGTTCCATCGCCATCAATTGCAGCAGGCCGTCAAAGGGCAGCATTGCGATGCGACGGCCAACCTGGGGCAACTGCAGCATATGCAGATGATCGCCAGCGACATTCCCGCCAGTTTCCCCAACGCGCCACAGCAGTTCCAAGATTTTGCGAGTCATTTGCGCACTGCCTTGCAAAACGCAGCGCAGTCAGCACCGGCGGATTGTCCTGCCCTGACCGCTGCGCTGAAGCCGGTGGATCAAACCTGCGAGGAATGCCACAAGCAATACCGCTGA
- the tnpA gene encoding IS200/IS605 family transposase: MKEYQSLSHARWDCKYHVVFIPKRRKKQVFGELRKHLGEVFHELASHKESQIVEGHLMSDHIHMCISIPPKYAVSNVVGYLKGKSAITIARKFGGRNRNFTGESFWARGYFVSTVGLDEAMVRAYIRNQEQEDERYDQMKLGV, translated from the coding sequence ATGAAAGAGTATCAAAGCTTGAGTCATGCCCGTTGGGACTGTAAGTACCACGTGGTGTTCATTCCCAAGCGGAGAAAGAAGCAGGTGTTTGGAGAGTTACGCAAGCACTTGGGCGAGGTCTTCCACGAGTTGGCTTCGCACAAGGAATCGCAGATTGTGGAAGGCCACCTGATGAGCGACCACATTCACATGTGCATCAGCATTCCGCCGAAGTATGCAGTGTCGAACGTGGTGGGTTACCTCAAGGGTAAGAGTGCCATCACCATTGCGCGCAAGTTCGGAGGACGGAATCGAAACTTCACTGGGGAGTCGTTTTGGGCACGAGGCTATTTCGTCTCGACGGTGGGCTTGGACGAAGCGATGGTGAGGGCATACATCCGAAACCAAGAGCAAGAGGATGAACGTTACGACCAGATGAAGCTGGGCGTGTAG